In Vibrio atlanticus, the following proteins share a genomic window:
- a CDS encoding aminoacyl-histidine dipeptidase: protein MSEFHSEISKLSPAPIWQFFDKICSIPHPSKHEEELAQYIIAWATEQGLDVRRDPTGNVFIKKPATAGMENKKGVVLQAHIDMVPQKNEDTVHDFAKDPIQPYIDGEWVTAKGTTLGADNGMGMASCLAVLASNEIQHGPIEVLLTVDEEAGMTGAFGLEAGWLEGDILLNTDSEQEGEVYMGCAGGIDGAMTFEIARNAIPADFVTRKLTLKGLKGGHSGCDIHTGRANANKLLARFLAGHAKELDLRIVEFKGGSLRNAIPREGFVTVAVPAENQEKLASLYNYYTELLSTELGKVEDSIVTFNEEASVEMGALASADQARFIAALNACPNGVTRMSDEIEGVVETSLNVGVITTEENSITVLCLIRSLIDSGRSQVESMLHSVAELAGANIAFSGAYPGWKPDADSEIMHIFRDMYEGIYGHKPNIMVIHAGLECGLFKEPYPNMDMVSFGPTIKFPHSPDEKVKIDTVELFWNQMVALLAAIPEKA, encoded by the coding sequence GTGTCTGAATTCCATTCTGAGATCAGTAAATTGTCCCCTGCCCCTATTTGGCAGTTTTTCGATAAAATTTGTTCAATCCCGCACCCTTCGAAACATGAAGAAGAACTTGCTCAATACATTATTGCTTGGGCAACAGAGCAAGGCCTAGATGTACGTCGTGACCCAACGGGTAACGTATTCATCAAAAAGCCTGCAACGGCGGGTATGGAAAACAAAAAAGGTGTCGTGCTGCAAGCTCACATCGATATGGTTCCACAAAAGAACGAAGACACAGTTCATGACTTCGCTAAAGATCCAATCCAACCATACATTGATGGTGAGTGGGTTACAGCGAAAGGCACAACGCTTGGCGCTGATAACGGCATGGGCATGGCTTCTTGCCTAGCGGTTCTGGCTTCGAACGAAATCCAACACGGCCCTATCGAAGTTCTACTTACCGTAGATGAAGAAGCAGGCATGACAGGTGCTTTCGGTCTTGAAGCGGGTTGGTTAGAAGGTGATATCCTTCTTAATACTGACTCAGAGCAAGAAGGCGAAGTGTACATGGGTTGTGCTGGCGGTATCGACGGGGCAATGACATTTGAAATTGCACGTAACGCGATTCCAGCTGACTTCGTTACACGTAAGCTAACGCTAAAAGGCCTAAAAGGCGGTCACTCTGGTTGCGACATCCACACAGGTCGTGCAAACGCAAACAAACTGCTTGCTCGTTTCCTAGCGGGTCACGCAAAAGAGCTAGACCTTCGCATCGTCGAATTCAAAGGTGGTAGCCTTCGTAACGCTATTCCTCGTGAAGGTTTCGTAACGGTTGCTGTTCCTGCTGAAAACCAAGAGAAACTGGCTTCGCTATACAACTACTACACAGAGCTGCTTTCAACAGAGCTAGGTAAAGTAGAAGACAGCATCGTGACTTTCAACGAAGAAGCTTCTGTAGAAATGGGCGCACTTGCGTCAGCAGACCAAGCTCGCTTTATCGCGGCACTTAACGCATGTCCAAACGGCGTGACTCGTATGAGTGACGAGATTGAAGGTGTTGTTGAAACGTCTCTAAACGTAGGTGTTATCACAACAGAAGAGAACTCAATCACAGTGCTTTGCCTGATCCGTTCTCTTATCGATTCAGGTCGTAGCCAAGTAGAAAGCATGCTTCACTCTGTTGCTGAACTAGCAGGCGCTAACATCGCGTTCTCTGGTGCTTACCCAGGTTGGAAGCCAGATGCAGATTCAGAAATCATGCACATCTTCCGCGACATGTACGAAGGTATCTACGGTCACAAACCAAACATCATGGTTATCCACGCTGGTCTTGAGTGTGGTCTATTCAAAGAACCTTACCCGAACATGGATATGGTTTCTTTCGGCCCAACCATCAAGTTCCCTCACTCTCCTGATGAGAAAGTGAAGATCGATACGGTTGAGCTATTCTGGAATCAAATGGTTGCACTGCTTGCAGCTATCCCAGAAAAAGCATAA
- a CDS encoding DUF3332 domain-containing protein, producing the protein MKKTISKVVALAVVSVALSGCVGSNAVTGYLMKFNLKAVDNRYARGGLNILLAPAYGLTVAADYLVFNSLEFWTGSNPLTGAPHIFDTKIDTYLDINHQLDKSLTEAPVGPITSADMIEKGQMQQIDENTIQMDITYQSGERATLIGVRDGEMVTYFIDGEVVAQTSIDELESYAASRA; encoded by the coding sequence ATGAAGAAAACAATTTCAAAAGTTGTAGCACTAGCGGTGGTATCTGTTGCTTTATCTGGCTGTGTTGGTAGCAACGCAGTAACGGGTTACCTAATGAAGTTCAACCTTAAAGCCGTTGATAACCGTTACGCTCGTGGTGGTTTGAACATATTGCTTGCACCGGCTTACGGTCTAACAGTTGCAGCTGATTACTTGGTATTCAACTCACTAGAGTTCTGGACGGGCAGCAACCCACTAACAGGTGCACCGCATATATTTGATACTAAGATTGATACTTACCTTGATATCAACCATCAGCTTGATAAGTCACTGACTGAAGCACCTGTGGGTCCTATTACGAGTGCTGATATGATTGAGAAAGGTCAAATGCAGCAGATCGACGAAAACACGATCCAAATGGACATCACTTACCAGTCTGGTGAGCGTGCGACATTGATCGGAGTTCGTGATGGTGAGATGGTGACATACTTCATCGACGGCGAAGTAGTGGCACAAACTTCAATTGATGAGTTAGAAAGCTACGCGGCTTCACGCGCTTAA
- a CDS encoding succinylglutamate desuccinylase/aspartoacylase family protein, which yields MARLKPNQPFELLGYTVQPGQRMEIELQAAQLYTHSPLSIPIEIIHGRQAGPTLMVNAAIHGDELNGVEIARQLTNAIDPKKLKGTLIVVPIVNVFGFIHKSRYLPDRRDLNRCFPGSEKGSLTSRIAYTFFENVAKHCDFILDLHTGAIHRTNLPQIRANLSNPETLRIAKAFATPVIIDSPLRDGSLRSEAEKLGIPVLTYEGGEALRFDHLAIRAGYLGVHQVMKEIGMLRPNRKKLPEPVLSKSTSWIRAESDGILRNMVRLGEQVEAGQTLAYISSPLGHQEGQVITTKGGIVIGQQTLPLVNEGDAVFHIAYFKQDDDEVGQSVESYIEEVAEDDWLTTLNN from the coding sequence ATGGCAAGACTAAAACCTAATCAACCATTCGAATTACTTGGTTATACTGTTCAGCCAGGACAGCGAATGGAGATTGAACTGCAAGCGGCTCAGCTTTACACGCACTCTCCACTTTCGATCCCGATTGAAATTATTCACGGTCGCCAAGCAGGCCCAACACTGATGGTAAATGCTGCTATCCACGGCGATGAGCTAAACGGTGTTGAGATTGCACGACAACTGACAAACGCGATTGATCCAAAGAAACTGAAAGGTACCTTGATTGTTGTGCCTATCGTTAACGTGTTTGGCTTTATCCATAAATCTCGTTACCTACCAGACCGTCGTGACCTAAACCGTTGCTTCCCAGGCAGTGAGAAAGGATCGCTAACATCACGCATCGCTTACACTTTCTTTGAGAATGTGGCGAAGCACTGTGATTTTATTTTGGATCTACACACAGGTGCAATTCACCGTACTAACTTGCCACAGATCCGTGCAAACCTGTCGAACCCAGAAACATTGCGCATCGCAAAAGCGTTCGCAACACCAGTGATCATTGACTCACCACTGCGTGACGGATCACTTCGTAGCGAAGCGGAAAAATTGGGTATCCCTGTATTAACTTACGAAGGTGGTGAAGCGTTGCGTTTTGATCACCTAGCGATTCGTGCGGGTTACCTTGGCGTACATCAAGTGATGAAAGAAATCGGCATGCTGCGCCCAAACCGTAAAAAGTTGCCAGAGCCAGTGTTGAGCAAATCCACCAGCTGGATCCGCGCTGAGTCAGACGGTATTTTGCGTAACATGGTGAGACTTGGCGAACAAGTTGAAGCAGGACAAACCCTTGCTTACATAAGCTCTCCATTAGGTCACCAAGAGGGCCAAGTGATCACAACCAAAGGCGGTATCGTAATTGGCCAACAAACTCTACCGTTAGTAAACGAAGGTGACGCAGTATTCCACATTGCTTACTTCAAACAAGATGACGATGAAGTGGGACAATCAGTTGAGAGCTATATTGAAGAAGTAGCGGAAGATGATTGGCTAACGACGCTTAACAACTAA
- a CDS encoding IS5 family transposase — protein sequence MPRTMLTDIRWELLLQVMKSTGRIYDKTEHRMTFEGILYRMRTGIPWRDLPSEFGEWSTVYRRFNLWSKKGILDKLFKSLSSMADFEWVFLDGSIVRAHQHSTGAATESSEQIGKSRGGNSTKIHLAVDSGGLPICFDLSEGQRHDIVHAESLVEQLDEVNTIVCDKGYDSEPFRTFVKERGGETVIAKRNYGQDIDKDSMDWCLYKYRHLVENAFGRIKHYRAISSRYDKLERNYASMLSLAFMLMWLPMYC from the coding sequence ATGCCAAGAACAATGCTAACTGATATTCGCTGGGAACTGCTACTCCAAGTTATGAAAAGTACAGGTCGTATTTACGATAAAACTGAACATCGAATGACATTTGAAGGAATACTTTATCGAATGAGAACAGGTATTCCTTGGCGAGATCTACCCTCTGAGTTCGGAGAGTGGAGTACCGTTTACAGACGATTTAATCTTTGGTCAAAGAAAGGGATTTTAGATAAACTTTTCAAAAGCTTATCTAGCATGGCTGATTTTGAATGGGTCTTTCTTGATGGCTCTATAGTTCGAGCGCATCAGCATAGTACAGGTGCAGCTACTGAAAGCTCAGAGCAAATAGGAAAAAGTCGCGGGGGCAACTCAACCAAAATTCACTTAGCCGTAGATAGTGGTGGTCTGCCGATTTGCTTTGATTTATCAGAAGGACAACGCCACGATATAGTGCATGCCGAAAGCTTAGTTGAACAACTCGATGAAGTTAATACTATCGTTTGTGATAAAGGATATGACAGCGAACCTTTCCGTACTTTTGTTAAGGAACGTGGCGGAGAAACGGTAATTGCTAAACGCAATTACGGACAAGATATAGACAAAGACAGTATGGATTGGTGTCTATACAAGTATCGTCACTTGGTCGAAAATGCCTTTGGGAGAATTAAGCATTATCGAGCTATTTCAAGTAGATATGACAAGCTAGAAAGGAATTATGCCAGCATGTTATCGCTGGCATTCATGTTAATGTGGCTACCGATGTATTGTTGA
- a CDS encoding DUF3622 domain-containing protein produces the protein MSKNKKFDIRFTEKRNGWCAEITRQVTSRSTTVSKRESGFETEALAQEWAEKELASFIANQAERNERKSEQRKERDELRHTKELKAEQAREARAKAREEEQEDAE, from the coding sequence ATGTCTAAGAACAAAAAATTTGATATCCGCTTTACAGAAAAACGCAACGGTTGGTGTGCAGAGATTACTCGTCAAGTAACGTCTCGCAGCACAACAGTATCTAAGCGTGAGTCTGGTTTTGAAACTGAAGCTCTAGCACAAGAGTGGGCAGAGAAAGAGCTAGCATCTTTCATCGCAAACCAAGCTGAACGTAACGAGCGTAAATCAGAGCAGCGTAAAGAGCGTGACGAACTACGTCATACTAAAGAGCTTAAAGCTGAGCAAGCACGTGAAGCACGCGCAAAAGCTCGTGAAGAAGAGCAAGAAGACGCTGAGTAA
- a CDS encoding NnrS family protein: MLNITDKSVEDAIPAYLRLGFRPFFFLGSLYAVIAIVAWVVMFQNGQPEVLKVPALWWHVHEMLFGFSMAIVVGFVLTAVQTWTGVNGTKHYRLAALVGLWLAPRILFWTPAPLWLISSVEALFLIFAAYEIGFRVVKSKGWKNLFFVPLFILAIVANFASYATIKGMPPFPSSAVWHAMLWWFTLLLSVMGGRVIPFFTARRFDFEKAQPLVWLEWLANLPLVGLFVLSFFPLTFAQVGNELMVFAGVTQLVRFVRWKPWTTLSEPLVWSLHAAYLCIPLSLLLRGLLDNPFASHNMLHLFAIGGLSGLILAMITRVTMGHTGRAIYKGPSMALAFSAIFIAALVRSLGVTFFPAYLFEMVNISAGLWTLAFGLFIWKFGMMLLTPRVDGHPG; encoded by the coding sequence TTGTTAAATATCACAGATAAAAGCGTAGAAGATGCGATTCCAGCTTATCTTCGTTTAGGTTTTAGACCTTTCTTCTTTCTAGGCAGTCTCTATGCCGTGATTGCTATCGTCGCTTGGGTTGTCATGTTCCAAAATGGTCAGCCTGAAGTGTTAAAAGTGCCCGCGCTTTGGTGGCACGTACATGAAATGCTGTTTGGTTTTTCTATGGCGATTGTGGTTGGTTTTGTTTTAACCGCCGTGCAAACGTGGACGGGAGTCAACGGAACCAAACATTATCGATTAGCTGCGCTCGTTGGTTTGTGGCTAGCACCTCGCATTCTATTTTGGACACCGGCGCCATTGTGGTTAATCTCATCGGTTGAAGCGTTGTTCTTGATCTTTGCCGCTTACGAGATTGGTTTCCGTGTCGTGAAATCGAAAGGCTGGAAGAACCTGTTTTTTGTGCCGCTGTTTATATTGGCTATCGTCGCCAACTTTGCTAGTTACGCGACGATTAAAGGCATGCCTCCATTCCCATCGTCTGCAGTATGGCACGCAATGTTATGGTGGTTTACCTTGCTATTATCCGTGATGGGTGGACGAGTTATCCCGTTCTTCACGGCCCGTCGTTTTGACTTTGAAAAAGCACAACCACTGGTTTGGTTGGAATGGCTAGCGAACCTGCCTTTGGTTGGATTGTTTGTGCTGAGCTTCTTCCCGTTGACTTTTGCTCAAGTGGGCAATGAGTTGATGGTGTTTGCAGGTGTGACTCAGTTGGTTCGCTTTGTTCGTTGGAAGCCTTGGACAACGTTGTCTGAGCCTTTGGTGTGGTCACTGCATGCGGCTTATTTGTGTATTCCTTTGAGCTTGTTGCTAAGAGGCTTGTTAGATAATCCATTTGCAAGCCATAACATGCTGCACCTGTTTGCGATTGGCGGTTTGAGTGGGCTCATTCTTGCGATGATCACACGTGTCACCATGGGACACACAGGCCGTGCTATCTATAAAGGGCCAAGTATGGCACTGGCGTTCTCGGCTATCTTTATCGCGGCATTAGTTCGTAGCTTAGGTGTCACTTTCTTCCCTGCTTACTTATTTGAGATGGTCAACATCAGCGCGGGTTTATGGACGTTGGCGTTTGGTCTGTTTATCTGGAAGTTTGGCATGATGCTGTTAACACCAAGAGTGGATGGTCATCCGGGGTAA
- a CDS encoding gamma-glutamylcyclotransferase family protein: MYIFGYGSLINSSSRQLTGQTGQAIPAIVHGLVRHWSKIDDSYVLSPLIVNLGEGQVNGVLLEVDDVALAEFDRRERGYHRIELRNDQIESQTEFKADQSIWVYIKDEIEAPCENSPIVQTYVDTVMAGCLEVSESFAAHFVEHTQGWHHPLENDRHQPKYGNLAGVSDHHHSVIDGLILTVRS; encoded by the coding sequence ATGTATATTTTTGGTTATGGTAGCTTGATCAACTCCTCTTCTCGTCAACTCACAGGTCAAACAGGACAAGCGATTCCTGCGATAGTGCACGGCCTAGTGCGTCACTGGAGTAAAATCGACGACAGCTATGTTTTGTCACCGTTGATCGTCAATCTTGGTGAGGGACAAGTGAATGGTGTTTTGCTGGAGGTCGATGATGTTGCGTTGGCTGAATTTGATCGTCGTGAGCGTGGTTATCATCGAATTGAGTTAAGAAACGATCAGATAGAGAGCCAAACCGAATTTAAAGCGGATCAATCGATCTGGGTATACATCAAAGACGAAATCGAAGCGCCTTGTGAAAACAGCCCTATCGTTCAAACCTATGTTGATACTGTCATGGCAGGATGTTTAGAGGTGTCTGAAAGCTTTGCGGCGCACTTTGTGGAACATACACAAGGTTGGCACCATCCATTAGAAAATGATCGCCACCAGCCGAAATACGGCAACCTTGCTGGGGTTTCTGATCACCACCACAGTGTGATTGATGGCTTGATACTGACCGTTCGTAGCTAG
- a CDS encoding LysR family transcriptional regulator → MADFNWKGIDLNLLIALQALYKTNSVSKAAERCYVSQSAMSHSLQRLRKLFDDPLFERVGSKMEATDRAIELSSTVEALLNAIQSEVLLSKSFDAATYKGTWKIGLTDYAEQMFAPALFDLIKQSSPNSQVVLFNVNRSNYQQVFEDAKLDMAIGSFGEVSKQYRTTHLYTEQHVCLFDKSVVSIEGPISLEQFVAVEHALVSPAGSLKTGVDKRLAELGFSRKVAICSSNFLTVKRLIRGRELLCIVPKLVARNDIQDQDTVVAVEPPIDVPDFDIQLIYRKAKHLDDKNKLLRKLFTQAVSSVVAA, encoded by the coding sequence GTGGCTGATTTTAACTGGAAAGGAATTGACCTTAACTTATTGATTGCACTGCAAGCTCTATATAAAACCAACAGTGTGAGCAAAGCGGCTGAACGTTGTTATGTCAGCCAGTCTGCGATGAGTCATAGTTTACAAAGGCTACGAAAGTTGTTTGATGACCCTCTGTTTGAGCGTGTCGGTAGCAAGATGGAGGCGACCGATCGAGCCATTGAACTGTCCAGTACGGTAGAAGCTCTGCTCAATGCCATCCAGTCAGAGGTGTTACTGTCTAAATCGTTTGATGCCGCGACTTATAAAGGGACTTGGAAGATTGGTCTTACCGATTATGCTGAGCAGATGTTCGCGCCAGCATTGTTTGACCTCATCAAGCAATCCTCTCCTAATTCGCAAGTCGTGCTGTTCAATGTAAACCGGAGTAACTATCAGCAAGTATTTGAAGACGCCAAGCTTGATATGGCGATAGGCAGTTTTGGTGAGGTCTCAAAGCAATATCGAACCACACATTTGTACACAGAGCAACATGTATGTTTATTCGACAAGTCGGTTGTATCTATTGAGGGGCCGATATCGTTAGAACAGTTTGTTGCTGTCGAGCATGCTCTTGTTTCACCTGCTGGATCTTTAAAGACTGGCGTTGATAAACGTTTGGCTGAATTAGGCTTCAGCCGAAAAGTGGCTATATGTTCAAGCAATTTTTTAACAGTAAAACGTTTGATAAGAGGTAGGGAGCTATTGTGTATCGTCCCCAAACTGGTGGCACGCAATGATATTCAAGACCAAGATACCGTGGTAGCAGTGGAGCCACCTATCGATGTGCCTGATTTTGATATACAGCTCATCTATCGCAAGGCTAAGCATTTAGATGATAAAAATAAGCTACTTAGAAAGCTTTTTACACAAGCCGTTTCATCTGTGGTTGCTGCATAG
- the chrA gene encoding chromate efflux transporter produces MLSIFKTFFWLGWISFGGPAAHIGYFRKTFVEKLNWLSDEEYGQIVALSQFLPGPGSSQVGFAVGYKKGGLTGAIAAFVGFTSPSVILMLILALVSNQLLEAPLFISIIHGLKLLAVVVVADATFGMYKNFCQSKIATALCVITAIVLLLIPGIWPQVLVLLFAAMVGSKFLTSQDLKTTPSTHKISITPLVIFVALLVGLPLFSAYSQGIEVFGLFYQAGSLVFGGGHVVLPLLQNGIGDQLSQDTFLTGYAAAQAVPGPMFTLATYLGYVLMPSAPITGALLATVAVFLPGFLLLLAVLKNWQAIASKPLVAGALTGVNAAVVGLLLAALYQPIFTSAVSSGIDFALIIVGVWLLKTVKVPIVGLVGVFMLFGAVTGLAI; encoded by the coding sequence ATGCTTTCAATTTTTAAAACCTTTTTCTGGCTTGGCTGGATTAGCTTTGGCGGACCAGCAGCACATATTGGCTACTTCCGTAAAACCTTTGTTGAGAAGCTGAATTGGTTATCCGACGAAGAGTACGGACAAATTGTCGCCCTCAGTCAATTTCTACCGGGCCCAGGCTCAAGTCAGGTTGGCTTCGCGGTTGGTTACAAAAAAGGTGGCTTAACCGGTGCGATTGCCGCATTTGTAGGCTTCACCTCCCCTTCTGTCATCCTAATGTTGATATTGGCCTTAGTGAGCAATCAGTTGTTGGAAGCACCGCTTTTCATTTCAATCATCCACGGACTTAAGCTACTCGCGGTCGTGGTTGTAGCTGACGCCACTTTCGGCATGTACAAAAACTTTTGCCAATCAAAGATAGCAACAGCACTGTGTGTGATCACCGCGATTGTTCTACTTTTGATTCCTGGGATCTGGCCTCAAGTCTTAGTGCTCCTATTTGCAGCGATGGTTGGCAGTAAGTTCTTAACCTCACAGGACTTAAAAACAACGCCTTCGACACATAAGATATCCATAACGCCGCTTGTCATTTTTGTAGCACTATTGGTCGGTTTACCGCTGTTTAGTGCATATTCTCAAGGCATCGAAGTATTTGGTTTATTTTACCAAGCAGGTAGTTTGGTATTCGGTGGCGGGCACGTGGTTCTTCCTCTGCTACAAAATGGTATTGGTGATCAACTGTCCCAAGATACCTTCCTAACAGGCTATGCCGCTGCGCAAGCTGTACCGGGCCCAATGTTTACATTAGCCACTTATCTAGGCTATGTGTTGATGCCATCGGCACCGATTACAGGTGCACTGCTCGCAACAGTTGCGGTGTTCTTACCGGGTTTCTTATTGCTACTGGCTGTACTGAAGAATTGGCAGGCGATTGCAAGCAAGCCTTTGGTGGCAGGTGCGCTTACCGGTGTGAATGCAGCAGTTGTTGGTCTATTGCTTGCGGCCCTGTATCAACCCATCTTCACAAGCGCAGTGAGCAGCGGCATAGACTTCGCTCTGATCATTGTTGGTGTGTGGTTATTAAAAACCGTAAAGGTCCCGATTGTAGGGTTAGTGGGTGTGTTTATGTTGTTTGGCGCAGTGACAGGATTGGCGATCTGA
- a CDS encoding class I SAM-dependent methyltransferase, with protein MRTSKDEDKEWIDYLSRFSDEYDERVYNGNTTGYVMRAGHIACEKPFGESEHFSRVLEVGSGTGEHLLHVKHTFDEYIVSDGDAAALKVAKEQLSRINSYDKLTFNVTNACELDFESNSFDRVIATHILEHLYEPHLVIKEWLRVLKPGGTLSILIPTDPGIAWKIGRYMTTRKHALQKGWHYDYIMAREHVNPCNNLIAFLRYYLPEHQKSFWPLSFVPLIDCNLFFNFHGVKPL; from the coding sequence ATGAGAACAAGCAAGGATGAAGACAAAGAGTGGATCGATTATTTGTCCCGTTTCAGTGACGAATATGATGAGCGAGTTTATAACGGCAATACAACGGGTTATGTGATGAGAGCTGGCCACATAGCATGTGAAAAGCCATTTGGTGAAAGTGAACACTTTTCGAGAGTGTTAGAAGTGGGCTCCGGTACAGGTGAACACTTGCTGCACGTCAAACACACCTTTGACGAGTATATCGTGAGTGATGGCGATGCTGCGGCTCTTAAGGTGGCAAAAGAGCAACTCAGTCGTATCAATTCTTATGACAAACTCACTTTTAACGTAACTAATGCTTGTGAGTTAGATTTTGAAAGCAATAGTTTTGACCGCGTGATCGCAACTCATATATTGGAGCACTTATACGAGCCTCACTTGGTGATCAAAGAGTGGTTGCGAGTGTTAAAACCTGGAGGCACTCTGTCTATTTTGATTCCTACCGATCCTGGGATCGCTTGGAAAATCGGCCGTTATATGACGACAAGAAAACACGCCTTACAGAAGGGGTGGCATTACGATTACATTATGGCGAGAGAGCATGTCAATCCATGTAATAACTTAATCGCTTTCTTAAGGTATTACCTTCCTGAACACCAAAAATCATTTTGGCCGCTGAGCTTTGTACCGCTTATTGATTGCAATTTGTTCTTTAACTTCCACGGGGTTAAACCACTATAG
- a CDS encoding glycosyltransferase family 2 protein, which produces MNSIKVAVLLPCFNEAGAIGKTVMSFKQALPDASIYVYDNNSTDNTVNEALQAGAIVRHEPRQGKGEVVRRMFSDIDADIYVMADGDDTYDASICPALIEQLDNEKLDMIIGSRERASMAYPKGHILGNKLFSSLINLAFNAQLSDVFSGYRIMSHRFVKTVPIFSDGFQIETELTVHALHHNMPIKEVSTQYQSRPEGTASKLNTFSDGLKILNFILFLLRDVKPMFFFGVLSMLLCFISLVLGIPVIIDFIDTGLVERVPTAILSSSIALIAVMSFFCGLILDNVSRGRREMRILSILRTSDKTLSE; this is translated from the coding sequence ATGAATAGTATAAAAGTTGCAGTATTACTCCCATGTTTTAATGAAGCGGGTGCTATCGGAAAGACAGTTATGTCTTTTAAGCAGGCTTTACCTGATGCGTCTATTTATGTGTATGACAACAACTCAACCGACAACACGGTAAACGAGGCCTTGCAAGCTGGGGCTATTGTTCGACATGAGCCTCGCCAAGGTAAAGGGGAGGTAGTCAGGAGAATGTTCTCTGATATTGATGCTGATATCTATGTGATGGCTGATGGTGATGACACTTACGATGCGTCAATATGCCCTGCGCTGATCGAACAATTGGATAATGAAAAACTTGATATGATTATTGGAAGTCGAGAGCGAGCTTCAATGGCTTATCCCAAAGGGCATATCCTAGGAAATAAGCTGTTTTCATCGCTGATTAATTTAGCATTCAATGCTCAATTGAGTGATGTGTTTTCTGGTTATCGAATTATGAGCCATCGATTTGTCAAAACCGTACCCATTTTCAGTGATGGCTTCCAAATAGAAACAGAGCTTACCGTTCATGCGCTACATCATAATATGCCAATCAAAGAAGTTTCGACGCAATATCAATCAAGGCCTGAAGGCACAGCCAGCAAATTGAATACCTTTAGTGATGGGCTCAAAATTCTCAATTTCATTTTGTTCTTATTGAGAGATGTAAAGCCAATGTTTTTCTTTGGCGTGTTGTCTATGTTGCTTTGCTTCATTTCATTGGTTTTAGGAATCCCCGTTATCATCGACTTCATCGATACTGGGCTCGTCGAAAGGGTGCCTACTGCGATTTTGTCTAGCTCAATTGCGTTGATAGCGGTGATGTCTTTTTTCTGTGGGTTGATACTCGACAACGTATCACGAGGTAGGCGAGAGATGAGGATTCTTTCTATATTAAGAACGAGTGATAAAACGCTATCTGAATAG
- a CDS encoding tetratricopeptide repeat protein produces the protein MIRVSRYFLALLVFVILGCASSDEPTNQFDAELYSGKPIDTLSSDDPPLSEKEAIMRGDVALRDNNIDLALYEYIRSLSFPEKEFHDKTLFTIGQIHSSRGNYALSEKAYLAALDFNPAHTEVLEQLGVLYTKQRRKEEGRSYFFKAINADQVRLKSSETITNYQALSQSEVAGLKVDSMSPELAFMGIGVLEDVDGKHQIAQEYFKKSLTIDKSSVKALLNMGYSHYMYGNYKEAYQYTRSALEIEPNNEKAQNNLALIYLAAGDIKKAINVFMRHMEAPEALNNVGYFLILQGKPDEAIPYLQQAIDKKASYYKVANDNLSRALSEVREMEQ, from the coding sequence ATGATACGAGTGAGTAGATATTTTCTAGCTTTATTAGTGTTCGTTATTCTTGGTTGTGCATCCTCGGATGAGCCGACAAACCAATTTGATGCAGAGTTGTATTCAGGTAAACCAATCGATACCTTAAGCAGTGATGACCCTCCACTGAGTGAGAAAGAAGCCATTATGCGTGGTGATGTAGCATTGAGGGATAACAATATCGATTTGGCCCTTTATGAATATATTCGCTCTCTATCCTTTCCAGAGAAAGAGTTTCACGATAAAACGCTTTTTACGATAGGCCAAATTCATTCATCTCGTGGTAACTATGCACTATCCGAGAAAGCTTATTTAGCAGCATTAGATTTTAACCCTGCACATACCGAAGTCCTAGAGCAATTAGGTGTTTTGTATACAAAGCAGCGTCGCAAAGAGGAAGGGCGGAGTTATTTCTTTAAAGCGATTAATGCAGATCAAGTACGTTTAAAAAGTAGTGAAACGATTACAAATTACCAAGCCTTAAGTCAAAGTGAAGTGGCTGGTTTGAAGGTTGATAGCATGTCTCCCGAATTAGCTTTCATGGGGATAGGTGTGCTGGAAGATGTCGATGGAAAACACCAGATAGCGCAAGAGTACTTTAAAAAATCACTGACAATAGACAAAAGTTCAGTTAAAGCTTTGTTGAATATGGGGTACTCCCACTACATGTATGGCAATTACAAGGAAGCGTATCAATACACTCGTTCGGCTTTAGAGATAGAACCTAATAATGAAAAGGCTCAAAACAACCTTGCGCTTATTTACTTGGCTGCCGGGGATATCAAAAAGGCAATCAACGTTTTTATGAGACACATGGAAGCTCCTGAAGCTTTGAATAATGTCGGTTATTTTTTAATTTTGCAGGGTAAGCCTGACGAAGCCATTCCCTATCTACAACAAGCTATCGATAAAAAAGCATCTTATTATAAAGTAGCCAACGACAACTTAAGTAGAGCCTTATCAGAGGTCAGAGAGATGGAGCAGTAA